GGAACGAGACTGCCAACAAGTTCATCGACCAGATCAAGTCGAACGGCAAGTTGGCCAGCTTCTACGCCAAATGGATGAAGGCGCCCGTGCCGATCTTCCCGGAGGCGGTTCCCGGCGTTCCCTTCACAGTTCAATAGCCACCTGCGAGCGGCCGACGCACGATCCGCGTTGGCCGCCGTCCGATAGCGGAGCCGAAGCCATGCAGGACAATATCCTGATCGAAATGAAGGGCGTGCAGAAGTGGTACGGCGGGTACCAGGCCCTCCGTGACGTCAATCTCAATGTGCGCAAGGGCGAGAAGATCGTGCTCTGCGGTCCGTCCGGGTCGGGCAAATCGACGCTGATCCGCTGTATCAACCGTCTCGAGGCGATCCAGCAGGGCAGCATCGTGGTGAACGGTCATCGGCTTGACGACAGCATCAAGGCGATCGATGTCGTACGTCAGGACGTCGGCATGGTCTTTCAGAGCTTCAATCTCTTTCCGCATATGACGGTCTTGCAGAACTGCATGCTGGCGCCCATCCGCGCGCGCCGCATCGCCAAGACCGAGGCGGAGGCGATTGCGCGAAAATACCTCGAGCGCGTGCGCATCGGTGACCAGGCCGAGAAATATCCGGCTCAGCTTTCGGGCGGTCAGCAACAGCGCGTCGCGATCGCCCGTGCGCTCTGCATGCAGCCCAAGGTCATGCTGTTCGACGAACCGACCTCAGCTCTCGATCCTGAGATGGTCAAGGAGGTGCTCGACACGATGATCGGCCTCGCCAACGACGGCATGACCATGATTTGCGTCACCCACGAGATGGGTTTTGCCCGCCAGGTTGCCGACCGGGTCATCTTCATGGCTGAAGGGCAGATCATCGAAGAAGGCGCGCCCGACGCTTTCTTCCGCAATCCCCAACACGCCCGCACCAGGCAGTTCCTCGGCGAGATCCTCGCCCATCATTGAACGGAGTTCTTCCATGAGTCGCCTTGTCTACGTCCTCAATGGACCAAATCTCAATTTGCTCGGCAAGCGCCAGCCCCACATCTACGGTCACGAGACGCTTGCGGACGTGGAGCGAGACTGCCGGGCGCTGGCCAAGGAGCTTGGCCTGGAGATTCGCTTTCATCAATCCAACAGGGAATATGAGCTGATCGACTGGATCCACGAGGCGCGTGAGACGGCAGCCGGTATCGTGATGAACCCCGCGGCGTTCACCCATACGTCGGTCGCCATCCTGGATGCTCTGAACACGTTCGAGGGGACAGTGATCGAGGTGCATATTTCCAACGTGCACAAGCGCGAGGAATTCCGCCACCACTCGTTTGTCTCCAAACGAGCTGATGGGGTCATCGCAGGCTTCGGCACCCAGGGTTATCTGCTCGGCTTGCGTCGTGTAGCCAAGCTGCTTGATGAGAAGAAGGAATAGCATCGTATGAGTTCACCAGTCCGCCTGTCGGTGATGGGAGCGGGTCTCATCGGCAAGCGACATATCGAGCACATTCTCGCGCGACCGGAGGCGATGCTGTCGTCGATCGTCGATCCGATGCCGG
This is a stretch of genomic DNA from Bradyrhizobium sp. CB2312. It encodes these proteins:
- a CDS encoding amino acid ABC transporter ATP-binding protein, producing the protein MQDNILIEMKGVQKWYGGYQALRDVNLNVRKGEKIVLCGPSGSGKSTLIRCINRLEAIQQGSIVVNGHRLDDSIKAIDVVRQDVGMVFQSFNLFPHMTVLQNCMLAPIRARRIAKTEAEAIARKYLERVRIGDQAEKYPAQLSGGQQQRVAIARALCMQPKVMLFDEPTSALDPEMVKEVLDTMIGLANDGMTMICVTHEMGFARQVADRVIFMAEGQIIEEGAPDAFFRNPQHARTRQFLGEILAHH
- the aroQ gene encoding type II 3-dehydroquinate dehydratase, coding for MSRLVYVLNGPNLNLLGKRQPHIYGHETLADVERDCRALAKELGLEIRFHQSNREYELIDWIHEARETAAGIVMNPAAFTHTSVAILDALNTFEGTVIEVHISNVHKREEFRHHSFVSKRADGVIAGFGTQGYLLGLRRVAKLLDEKKE